In the Camelus ferus isolate YT-003-E chromosome 34, BCGSAC_Cfer_1.0, whole genome shotgun sequence genome, one interval contains:
- the RASSF8 gene encoding ras association domain-containing protein 8: MELKVWVDGVQRIVCGVTEVTTCQEVVIALAQAIGRTGRYTLIEKWRDTERHLAPHENPIISLNKWGQYASDVQLILRRTGPSLSERPTSDSVARIPERTLYRQSLPPLAKLRPQIDKTIKRREPKRKSLTFTGGAKGLMDIFGKGKETEFKQKVLNNCKTTADELKKLIRLQTEKLQSIEKELESNEIEIRFWEQKYNSNLEEEIVRLEQKIKRNDVEIEEEEFWENELQIEQENEKQLKDQLQEIRQKITECESKLKDYLAQIQTMESGLEAEKLQREVEEAQVNEEEVKGKIGKVRGEIDIQGQQSLRLENGIKAVERSLGQATKRLQDKEQELEQLTKELRQVNLQQFIQQTGTKVTVLPAEPTEVEASHVDVEREAPFQSGSLKRPGSSRQLPSNLRILQNPVSSGFNPEGIYV, from the exons ATGGAGCTTAAAGTATGGGTGGACGGAGTTCAGAGGATTGTTTGTGGGGTCACCGAAGTCACAACTTGCCAGGAGGTTGTCATAGCCTTAGCTCAAGCGATAG gtCGAACTGGAAGGTACACACTTATAGAAAAATGGAGAGATACTGAGAGACACTTAGCACCTCATGAAAATCCTATCATATCCCTAAACAAGTGGGGGCAGTATGCCAGTGACGTGCAGCTGATCTTACGCCGAACAGGGCCTTCGCTCAGTGAGCGGCCCACGTCAGACAGTGTGGCTCGGATTCCGGAAAGAACTTTATACAGGCAGAGCTTGCCCCCCTTAGCCAAGCTGAGGCCTCAGATTGACAAAACAATCAAAAGAAGAGAACCTAAAAGGAAATCACTAACATTTACAGGAGGCGCCAAAGGATTAATGGACATTTTCGGAAAAGGTAAAGAAACGGAATTTAAGCAAAAGGTGCTGAATAACTGCAAAACAACAGCAGATGAGTTAAAGAAGCTGATCCGTTTGCAGACAGAGAAGCTCCAATCCATCGAGAAAGAGCTAGAATCAAACGAAATAGAAATACGATTTTGGGAGCAGAAGTATAACTCTAACCTTGAAGAGGAAATCGTCCGTCTGGAGCAAAAGATCAAAAGAAACGACGTAGAAATCGAGGAGGAAGAATTTTGGGAAAATGAACTACAGATtgagcaggaaaatgaaaaacagctgAAAGATCAACTTcaagaaataagacagaaaataacagaatGTGAGAGCAAATTGAAGGACTATTTGGCTCAAATCCAGACTATGGAAAGCGGTCTTGAGGCAGAAAAATTGCAGCGGGAGGTGGAAGAGGCACAAGTTAACGAAGAAGAGGTTAAAGGGAAGATCGGAAAAGTCAGAGGGGAAATTGACATTCAAGGCCAGCAGAGTCTGAGGCTGGAGAACGGCATTAAAGCTGTGGAAAGATCTCTGGGACAGGCCACCAAGCGATTACAG GACAAAGAACAAGAGTTGGAGCAGCTGACTAAGGAGCTGCGGCAAGTCAACCTGCAGCAGTTCATCCAGCAGACGGGGACGAAAGTCACCGTCTTGCCTGCGGAGCCCACTGAGGTGGAGGCCTCGCATGTAGACGTAGAAAGGG AGGCACCATTCCAGTCTGGGTCCCTAAAGCGGCCTGGCTCCTCGCGGCAGCTCCCCAGTAATCTTCGCATTCTGCAGAACCCCGTCTCGTCTGGTTTTAATCCTGAAGGCATTTATGTATAA